In Fundulus heteroclitus isolate FHET01 unplaced genomic scaffold, MU-UCD_Fhet_4.1 scaffold_46, whole genome shotgun sequence, a single window of DNA contains:
- the LOC105922871 gene encoding membralin → MLLRYSHHQIFVFIVDLLQMLEMNMTIGFPAAPLLTVILALVGMEAIMSEFFNDTTTAFYIILIVWLADQYDAICCHTNTSKRHWLRFFYLYHFAFYAYHYRFNGQYSSLALVTSWLFIQHSMIYFFHHYELPAILQQIRIQEMLLQNQQAGQNQTALQDNLNNNTAAAGAGAGPAPAGASQSGEAGSDPLQGDPPLPSSSAAVGAGEVRAELNWVAQTAAIITEALGDSGGGGGGGGQGPVGAEISVEFWMGGGGGAETGASAGGAPDVVSLDVKAAVGGAETTPGDGRCQGEELVQKVEPSDVSATPTDCPAPQSAGTDCGSPEPQSSAPLGTS, encoded by the exons ATGCTGCTGCGATACTCCCACCACCAGATCTTCGTCTTCATCG TGGACCTTCTTCAGATGTTGGAGATGAACATGACCATCGGCTTCCCAGCAGCCCCTCTGCTCACCGTCATCCTGGCTCTGGTTG GCATGGAGGCCATCATGTCGGAGTTCTTCAACGACACCACCACGGCGTTCTACATCATCCTGATCGTCTGGTTGGCCGACCAGTACGACGCCATCTGCTGCCACACCAACACCAGCAAACGCCACTGGCTGCG GTTCTTCTATCTGTACCACTTCGCTTTCTACGCCTACCATTACCGCTTCAACGGGCAGTACAGCAGCCTGGCTCTGGTCACTTCCTGGCTCTTCATCCAG CACTCGATGATCTACTTCTTCCACCACTATGAGCTTCCTGCCATCCTGCAGCAGATTCGGATCCAGGAGATGCTGTTACAGAACCAGCaggcgggtcagaaccagacggCTCTTCAGGATAATCTCAACAACAACACTGCAGCTGCAGGTGCCGGCGCCGGCCCCGCCCCCGCCGGAGCCAGCCAATCAGGAGAGGCTGGTAGCGACCCACTTCAGGGGGACCCGCCGCTCCCCTCATCCTCGGCAGCGGTCGGGGCGGGGGAGGTCAGGGCGGAGCTAAACTGGGTCGCTCAGACAGCCGCCATCATCACCGAGGCGCTTGGCGActcgggaggaggaggaggaggaggaggtcaggGACCAGTAGGAGCAGAGATCAGCGTGGAGTTCTggatgggaggaggaggaggagcagaaacTGGAGCATCGGCAGGTGGAGCTCCTGACGTCGTTTCATTGGATGTTAAAGCTGCAGTGGGCGGAGCTGAAACGACACCTGGAGACGGCAGGTGCCAGGGGGAGGAGCTCGTCCAAAAGGTGGAGCCTTCAGATGTCTCTGCCACTCCTACGGACTGCCCCGCCCCCCAGAGTGCAGGTACAGACTGCGGGTCACCTGAGCCACAGAGCTCCGCCCCCCTCGGCACGTCGTGA